The Candidatus Denitrolinea symbiosum DNA window TGACGGGCGGCTCGGACAGTTGCAGCGATTCGATCCAACTTTCGAGGTGGCGGTAAACCCATTTGGCTTTGTAGGAACGCGAGTCCGGTTTGGGGCTTTCGCCGTGGCCGAGAAGGTCGAGGGCGTAGGAGCGCCAGCCGGCGCGCTCCAATTCGGGGAGGAGACTGTCCCAGTCGTGCAGGGACGCCGCCAGCCCGTGGACAAGGATGATCGGCGAGCCTTCGCCTTTTTCTACGAAATGGGTTTGCGTGGGGATCTCAAACGGCGCGCCCTTCGTCATGCTGGTACTTTTCATATCTTTTTGCCAATTCTCTTCGAAGCACTTTTCCGATGAAGGTGCGCGGAAAGTCGTCCATGAAGATCACGAAACGCGGGACGAGGTGAGGCGCCAGCCGCCGCTTGCAGTAGGCCAGCACCGCCTCGGGGGTGGGACGTTCGCGCCCCGCGATCACGAAAGCGAACGGGTGACCAGCGATCGCCACCACAGCCGCCTCTTTCACTTGTGGGATCTCGTAGAGGACCTCCTCCACGTCGCGCGGGAAAGCGGGTTTGGATTTGCCTTCGTCCGATTTTGCAGGATACCACATATCGGCTTTGCGCGCGACGATGCGGAAGTAGCCCTCTTCGTCCATCTGGGCCACGTCGCCGGTGAACAGCCAGCCGTCGGAGGTCAGCGCTTCGCGCGTGGCGGATTCGTTGCGCCAGTATCCCATCATCACCTGCGGACCGCGCACCGCCAGTTCGCCGATCTGCCCGGCTTTCACTTCTTTGCGCCCCTGGACCAGGTCCACGACCGCCGCCTCGGTGGATGGGACCGGGATGCCGATACTCCCGACCTTTCGGTTTCCCTCGAGCGGGTTGGCGTGCGTGACGGGCGAGGCCTCGGTCAGCCCGTAGCCTTCCACGAGCCTGCCTTTGGTCAGTTTCTCGAAGGCCTCTTGCACTTCCACGGGCAGAGGCGCCGAGCCGCTGATACAGGCCTTGATCGAGGAGATACCGTATTTGCGCGCGCCGCGGAAGTTGTTGATGGCGACGTACATGCTCGGCACGCCGGGGAAGATGGTCGGTTTGTATTTCTTGACGGCTTTCAAAATGTCGTGGATCTCGAAGCGCGCTTTAAGAATCAAGGCCGCGCCCAGCGAGATCGGGACGTTGAGCGAGGTGGTCAACCCGTAACTGTGCGACATCGGGAGCGCGCACAGGAAGCGTTCGCGGCCCTCCTCTGCGACGGGCATCCAGTGGCGCGTCTGCAGGGCGTTCGCCACCAGGTTTTTGTGCGAGAGCATCACGCCTTTGGCGGCGGCGGTCGTCCCGCCCGTGTATTGGATGACGGCCAGTTCGTCGGGTTCCACCTGCAGGGTGGGGGAGCGCCGGTCCTGTCCGCGCAGGATGTGCCGCCAGCGGATTCCGCCCGGCACGGAAAGCCCGCGGTTGCGCCAGCGCGAGACGATCTTTTTGGGAAGCGAAAGGTAATCGGCGGGGTCGGTCAGGATGACGTGGGGCAGTCCCGTGTTGGCTTGGATCTGCTGCGCCAGTCCCGCCGAAAGGTTGAGCGCCACCAGCGCGCTGGGGTCGGCGTCGCGGACTTGCTGGATGAGTCCCTCTGGGTCGGTCATAGGCGGCATGAAGACCGCGACCGCGCCGGCCTTGAGCGTCCCGTAAAACGCGACCACCAACTGCGGGACGTTCGGCAAAAGCAGGACGACGCGCGCGCCGCGTCCCACGCCGAGGCCGATCAGCGCGTTGGCGAATTTGTTGACCTCGTGGTTCAAGCGGCGGTAGGAAAGCCGCGCCCCCTCGAAGTGGACCGCGGCGCGGTTGGGGAATCTCCGCACCGCCGAACGCAGGAGATGATGCAGCGGAATGCGCGGTACGCTGATCGTGTACGGCACGCCCTTCTCGTAATTCGCCAGCCAGGGACGTTCCGCTTTGAGCGCCTCGCGCGTATCCGCCTGTTTGCGGACTTTACGGGGCTCGTCCCGCCATGTGGATTGACTCTCGCCCGCGAGGAATCTCTCGATGGCGCGGTTGACGGCCTCTCGCCGCTCCAACATGACCATGTGGCCGGAGACGCCGATGTCAACGTCTTCCGCGCCGGGGATGTTCTTCGCCACCTGCTCGAAGTGGACTCGCTCGAAGACCGCGTCGCGGTGACCGCGGATGACCAGCGTCGGCACGGTCAGCGCGCGGAATCTGTCCCAGCCTGCCCATTTGCTCAAGTTGGAACGATAGTAGGATTTGAGCGCGTGCGGCGGCGCGGACAACCAGGAGCGCGTCAACGGGTCTATGAGGCGCAGGAGCCAGTTGGGGAGGTTGAGTCCGATGCGGAAGAGGGGGTTGAGGCGGAATTCGCCCGCGGTGGCGATCAGCACGAGACGCGCGACCCGCTCGGGATGCGCGAGAGCGAATTCCGTCGCCAGCGCGCCGCCGTAGGAATGTCCCGCCAGGACGACCGGCTCGGTCACGCGCAGAGCGTCGAGGGCGGCCTCGATATCGGCCAACATGCGCGGCATGTCGTAGCCGGTCGCCGGTTTGTCGGAGAGACCGTGCCCGCGCAGGTCGAGGGCGATGACGCGGTTTTGCAGGCTGAACTTCTGCATCTGGTAGACCCACTGCAGGGCCTGTCCGCCGAATCCGTGCAGGAAAACGAACGTCCGCTGGGGGCGGTCGGGCGAGATGTCCAGCGCCGACAAGCGCACCAGCGGATTGGAGGAAATGCGAATCTCGTGACGGTAAAGGTCGAGATCAATGTCCATTTATGAATTGTAACCGATTCCCGCCCCGCGCGTCGACTCGTTTAGGCGTACATTCCCCAGTCCAGCGCGGACGGGTCTTCCATCATGGAAAAGTCCCACATCTCCATGCCCATTTCGATGGTGACGGGCATGTTCAGTCCTTCCAGGGCTTTGGCTTTTGTCATCTCCACCATGGCGGGCCCGTAGGGGCAGAACGGCGTGGTCAGGATCATCCTGACGCGCGCTATGTCGTTTTCGATTTGGACGTCGCGGATCAGTCCCAGTTGGATGATGTTCATGCCGATTTCGGGGTCTATCACCTCGGAGAGGGCGGCGCGCGCCGCTTCCACTTTTTCGGGATGCGTGGTGTGGATCGTCCACTGGATCTGGTTGACTTCGTTGTTTTCGCTCATGTTGTTTTCCTGTCCTTACTTTGGCTGGACTACGTAAGTGCATTGCGTGCCGCCGCTCAAGATGCATTGGACTTTATTGACCGGCACGGCCAGCATTTTTGAGATGAGGGTTTGGTCCACGGTGCAGACTTCGGGATGATTTTGCCCGATCTGGTAATAGGGGCAGGCAATCTCGTGGATCTGGTAGGAATCGCCCGTCTTTTCCCATTCCACGGTGAAGCCCTCCTCGTTCAGGAGGGCCTTGACGGTGTCGAGGCGTTCTTCCATGCTCATGCCTTTGATCTGGTCGGTATAGTCTGCCGCCAGATTTTCAGCCATCTGCGAGAAGAGTTTGTTGATGGTCGGCCCCGACATGGATTCTTTCATCTGGGCGAGGAGACGGGTGGTTAGGCGCAGGTAGCGGGTGGGGAAGCGTTCCATCCCTTCCTGGGTCAGGGAATATGCCAGGCGGGGACGTCCGACTCCGTGTCGCTCCTCGCGCGCTTCGACCAGTCCCTCCATTTGCAGGTTGGTGAGATGGTGACGTACCGAGATGGGATTGATGCTCACCGCTTTCGCCAGCACGTTGATGGTGGAGTTTGGCTGGCGCAGGAGAGTTTGTAGAATACGATCGCGCGTGCTTTTCATGGAGCGGAGTATACCCGCGCCTGATTTACTTGTCAATAATATAGATAATTATCATAAATATTAACGATTAGCCGGGGGGAATTCAGCCCTGCGCGTAGCCAGAATAACGCGACTACCGATAGGAAGATAGAACAAAAGCCGACAGATAAAGAAGGAATTCTCGGCATTCGCGCATTTGCGAAATTCGCGTTGGGGAGCCGAAACTTTAAACTTTGCTTCCGCAGTTGGGGCAGACGGTTTCGCCGCGCAGGAGGACGAATCCGCATTTTCGGCAAGTGGCGGGCTGCAGGTTTCCGAGCGGCGCGCCGCACGCGAGACAGGTCGGCTCGCCGACGGGAGTTGCCGCGCCGCAGTAGTCGCAGGCCACGCGCTTTAGCCGTTCGGAAAGTTCGTGCGACGCGCCGGCGCTGCGGACCGCGGCGTTCACCGCTTTCCAGATATTATCCGGCAGCTGGAGGTTTTCGATGTCCTGCGCAATGTCGTCAATGCGTCCAAGCAGGGACAGGGGATTGCGCAGCGCGGTCAACGCGCTCCAGCCGAGGCTGGCGGCGGTTCCCATCCAGGCTTGCTGTCCCATCTCGATCATGACGCCGTCGGGCGCGCCCTCGATCGTCACCGTCAGGGCGGTTTGCCCGCCGGAGGGCGCGTTGGGACGCGTGCCGATCTGCACGAATAGTTTGTCGCTTGCGCCGAAGGTCTGCGCGTGCAGGTTGGCTCGGTTGAATTCCGCCAGGAGCGCCTGCGCCACGTCTGTAGGCGATATGTTCCCGTGAAAGAATCGTCGCTTCATGATTTGCATTATAATCTTCTTCGCATCCTTGTTGTAGAGATTTACGAAAATGCGTCAATTCTGTTTCATGCGATCCTACGTTTCGATTTTTGCAGTCCTGGTCGTGGCTGCGCTGTGGGCCGTTTCCGCGCCGACCGCTGCCCGCGCCCAGGCGATCGTCTCGTGCGCCGCGCCCTCTTCCGCGCTGGGAGAGACGTACGCCACCGTCAACGCGGACCAGGAACAGGTCAACGTGCGGAGCGGCCCGAATTCGTTTCAATTCGCGCGGGTCGGCGTCCTCTTGACTTACGAATCGGCCCCCGTGCTGGGACGTTCGCCCGGCGGCGACTGGCTTCAGATCTCCTGCCCGGGGTCGGTCGGCGGATCGGGATGGATCTACGCCGCGAACGTAACCCTGACCGCCTCGGGCGAACTCCCGGTTATTGTCCTTCCCGCCACCGCCACGCCGCCCGCCACGTCCACCGTGGACCCGGCGCTGGCCGCGCAGTTCCCGCCTGCCGCGCCCACCCTCCAGCGCCTGCCCACGTTCACGCCGGCTGCCCCGCAGCCGCTTCCCACTTTTAACGAGCCGCCGTCCAAAGTTCCGCTGCCGCGAAATGTGCCGGGATCGCTGATCCTCGCGGCCGCCGCGCTCGGCCTGGTCATATTCCTGTTGTCGTTTTTCGCGAGACGTTAGCATGAAACCCGCCTCCCTGAGATTCAAAATTCTGCTCGGCCTCGGACTGACGGGATGCGCGCTGGCCCTCGCCCTGCCGCAAAGCCGGGAAGCGCGCGCGCAGCAGCCGACCGGCTCCATCCCCACCGTGACCGGCACGCCGCTCGGCCCATACGTGACCGTCAACCTCGACCTCGACTTTGTCAACGTCCGCTCGGGGCCGAACGAATATCTCTATCCCAAAATCGGCATCCTGATGCGCGGACAATCCGCCCCCGCGCTGGCGCGCTCGCCAGACCTGACGTGGATCCAGATCTATTATGCGGGCGTGCCGGGCAATATCGGCTGGATCTACGCTCCGAACGTCCGCCTGGTTTCTTCGGGTTTTTTGCCGGTGGTGGAGCCGCCGCCCACGCCCACCCTCCCCGCGCCGACCGTCAACCCGACGCTTGAGTCGGCGTATCAATCGTTGACGACCCCGACGCGCCTGCCGACGTTCACGCCCCCCGCGCCCATCGAAAACCCCGCTTTCGCCGACGAGACCGACTCCACGCCGCGCGTCCCGCTGGGGTTGATCGTGCTGATCCTGGGGGGCGCGGGATTCCTCGTCGCCGCCGCGTCGCTGCTGCGCGGGCGGTAAAATCCATGACAGAACTCATCGCCAGCCTTTCCAACCCGCTAGTGAAAAAAGCCCGCGCCCTCCGCCAGAAGAAAGCGCGCGCCGAGACCGGTCTCTTCCTCGTCGAAGGCATCCATCACGTGGGGGAGGCCGCCGAAGCCGGCTGGGACATCCAATCTGTGTTGTACGCGCCAGACCTCCTCGCCAGCGGATTTGGGCGCGGCCTGGTCGCCCGCCTGGAAAAACAAAACCTGCCTGTGCGCCCCGTCTCGGCTGCGGTGATGGATTCGCTCTCGGACAAAGACAACCCAACAGGGCTGCTCGCCCTCGTCTCGCGTCGTTCCCTGACCCTGTCGGGGCTGTCCGCCGCGGACGTTTCCTCCGCGGTCGCGCTCGTCTCGCCGCAGGACCCGGGCAACGTCGGCTCCATCCTCCGCAGCCTGGACGCAGCCGGCGCGGACGCGCTCTTTCTCCTCGACGGCGGCGTGGACGCGTACCATCCATCCGCCGTCCGCGCCAGCATGGGGACGTTGTTCTGGAAGCCGGTCGTCTCCGCCTCGTTCGACGAATTCCTCGCCTGGGCGCGCCGCGGCGGGATGCAGATTCTCGGCTCCTCGGCGCGTGCCCCGGCG harbors:
- a CDS encoding transcriptional regulator, ArsR family is translated as MKSTRDRILQTLLRQPNSTINVLAKAVSINPISVRHHLTNLQMEGLVEAREERHGVGRPRLAYSLTQEGMERFPTRYLRLTTRLLAQMKESMSGPTINKLFSQMAENLAADYTDQIKGMSMEERLDTVKALLNEEGFTVEWEKTGDSYQIHEIACPYYQIGQNHPEVCTVDQTLISKMLAVPVNKVQCILSGGTQCTYVVQPK
- a CDS encoding RNA methyltransferase; its protein translation is MTELIASLSNPLVKKARALRQKKARAETGLFLVEGIHHVGEAAEAGWDIQSVLYAPDLLASGFGRGLVARLEKQNLPVRPVSAAVMDSLSDKDNPTGLLALVSRRSLTLSGLSAADVSSAVALVSPQDPGNVGSILRSLDAAGADALFLLDGGVDAYHPSAVRASMGTLFWKPVVSASFDEFLAWARRGGMQILGSSARAPADYRTVRPAVPWILLLGSEQKGLTPAQQEACDAVVSLPMRGRASSLNLSAAAGILLYEWLK